The region CCTCTTTATCCGAATGTAGAGCATCCGAGGACTGTATCGAATCCACTCTCCAAGATAGTGGCGGTGCATCTCGACGTGCGACCCACAACCCACGAACGGCAGGGAGCAAAGGCGTGCCCGATTGCTGGCTAGGGTCAAGCCATGCTCTGCCCATGCTCTGCTTGTGGGCATTTTCGCATTCGTGCCGAAGAAGGGGCGAGAGGAGATCCTACAGCCCAGTAGGGAATGGGTAGCTCTGCAATGCCTCGTTAGCCAGCGTCTGGTAACCTTCCAGTGGAGAGAGTTGTGCTGTAGAGTTGCGGACCAGATCCGTGGCTACCACGATGAGTCCGTCCTGAAATTTGGATGCCTATTGTTAAACTCAGAGTGAGTCTCTGCCAAGCTGGTGTGATGCAGTGGAATAATCACTTAACGATTCGCCCATCTGGATTGTGTGTGGCAATTGGTCAGGACAAGAAGTGTGAATGCGTCGTTGATGTCTTGTCGATCGTTTTTGTCACCTCAGCGGGGCTACAGGGCTGAGACTAGGGTACTGCGTGAAAACTGGGCTCtctgaagagctggaagtCATCATAATGAGGATAATTATAGAAGATGCAGACTTTTGGTTGGCGGACGCTATTAGATGGGCCAAGTTAATAGTATGGAGATCAAGAAAGGATGAGTGACGCCAATCCCCGGGGCCCGTTTGGGACTCCAGATTGTTCGTCATctccttttgcttttcctttgGTCCTCTCCTGACTTCTCTTCAAGCTTCACCCTCGTTTCTTTCTTCGACTTTATGATTCAATAGTATCTCTATTATATTTTCAGCTAATATTGGAAATCAAGAACACACCTTATACAGAGCGCCTAAAACAACTAAGGTTTGCCCGACCGCAGACGTCATTTGCAACGCCCACGCTAAATAGGCAGACGGATTCCGTCCTTCGGCTTGATCCAGACGCAGCCGACCCTGTGCTTAGCCTCGATCATTACGCGCTTTCTGCTTAATCCACCGCGGATCTCTTTATCGGGAATTTTTGGGGTTCTGCTCGGTCAGCTTACTTCATAAGTACCCAAGCCCCCATAGTTGGGggctctctttctcttcagAATATCCACCTGGCCGGTCAATTGCGCACTATGCACGCGACCAACGGAGTTGTCGACTCGCCTACCCCTCGCCAAGATGGCGACCTTGGCTATAAGCCAGTCCTGACTGGAAAGCAAGAACACTGTCGGTCCCTCAATATACAAGTTGTCGAGAGGGGTTGCTGACTGTGACAGATCTCAAGCGCGAACTCATCGCCCGCCAGGTCCAAAAAGAGATCTCCGAACTAAACTCCCCAACCGCCCTTCGGCGCTTTGGCGCTCCCTTCAAGTCGGATTTCGGAGAAGTCGCGCCTATCGATTCTGAGCTTCCAATCCTTCGATATATATTCGTTCACCATGTTCGAAATTTCCCATTCTTAGATCAGGCACGGGAGAAAGAATTTTGGCAGGACAAGCTGCAAGTGGTGCGTGCCGTGTTTTTGCCTCTCTCGACAGAACCGGCGGAGCTGACAATCTGGACACAGTTTCTCGAATCATTTGCGAACAAGAATGTTTCGTCCTCTGAAGACCGACTGGAGGAGACGAAGCGAAGAAAGTTGGCCCGAAAGTGCGAGAAACTCGTCGAGCTGATGATGGTTTCCGGTATCCCCACCGCATCTGGCTATGAGGAGCGTATCCAGTTTTCGGAAATGGAGGTAGTTGACCGTGGTGCTAATGAGAAGGGGCTTCTTGTCAATATGCCGGAGGGGAATGCGATTAATGGCTGGGATATCAATGTGGCTGCTGTGCGGGTAACATCCGTACGGCGGACGgttcgacatcatcaacatgcGGTATGTCTAGTATACCCTGGACTAATACATCAAACTAATAATCGGCAGGAATTTATCATCCGCGTAAGACGGAACGGTCAGCCAGATATCTTTGTAGCTCGACGGTTCGGCGAGTTTGTCAAACTTCAAAAGAGGTTGCACACCGAGATACCGGGCAGGGCGGTGCCGCCCCTCCCACGAAAGAACAaatcatcaacagcatcaacacTCTGGGGCGGTAGCACCGCGGAAGACGATGAGTCGTCTCTCTCGTCCGTCTCGACCCAGGATATTGGGCCTCCAGAGGAGACTCGTTTATCCCGCAACAGTCTGGCTCCGTCGGATATTGTTCAACGCACGCGTtcaagatcaaggagctcaGTAAGAAAGTCTCCTAGATCGTCTGCGGAGGTACCTAGAGAAACTGTGCTCTACcgagaagagcagcggaTTTCGCTTCGCGCGTTCCTTCGTACACTTCTACAGAACAAGCGGATAGCCGAGTCAAAAGCTTTAGAAGAATTCCTTACTGCAGACCCGTTTGTTCCTGGGCAGGAAGAGACGCGTGACATGGAACGACGGAAGGAAGTCGACGCTATCAGGATTGAGGAGCAAAAGCGATTCTACGAGATTGCCCGTGAACGGGCGGCAGAGCTGGATGTGTATATGGAAAAATTCCGTCGAGATATTGTAGAAAGCAGTAAGTCCAGGTCTCCAGGAACCTGGCCAGGGGGCATAACCACGCTAACATACGTTGTCAGATGGGTTGACAAAGCTTTTTGCCGAGATCCGAGAGAAACCGACGGTTGAAGATTTGAGCCCTCAATATCAGAAGTTTGCGGAATGGTTGCGCATTGAGTACGTGATCCTGTCAAACTATCACGTTGCCTCTGCTAACTGATTAGGGTTGCGGCTACTCTGTACCATCTTTTCCTGGCCGAAGACAATTCGGCAGAGCTCTTCGCGCAGGCCAAACGGATTCACTCCTTAGTGCCCTATACCTTGTTAAAGAATGTGATCCGCATCGCCAACCCCGCCGCTGTAATGACTGGCGTTTTGGACCTCTTCCTTGCCCAGCCTTTCGGCTCCCGgtctcttctgcagcgaATATTCTCCATGACATTGCATGATGGCATTAAAGGATTCCAGCGATCGATCgatgccatggctgctaAAGTTGACGATCCTATCATCTcgcagaagctgaaagcGTTCACCGAGGCAGACGAGGCTATCAAGAACGAGATTCGTCTTGAGGCtgccgaggacgatgtgGACGTTGCTGTGGCTATTCTGCGATCAGATTATCTGCCATTTGAGCTGTCGACCGAGCAAATTGGCAAGGTCTTTAATTCATACGTCGCCTGGAATCACGCTGTAGAAAATGTGGACGAGGAAATGCGGGAGGGCGCGCAGTGGTTCGCTAATGTGAAGCAGTTGCTCAAACTATACACGCGACAGACAGACAAGGCGAAGATGCTCAGCATCATCGAAGAACCAGTGACGCTCCAACTGTTCCGCGATCTTTTCACCATCTTCTATGAGCCTTTGGTTCGAGTGTACAAGTCAGCGAATGTTTACAGCAGTATCACCGATTTCGCCAAGTTTGCTGACGACGCAATCGCTGTGATTGAAAAGTGCCAGAGGCAGGATATTTCCGCCGACCCAAACCAAACTGTTCAAGCCTTTATTGATCTCTGCGAACGGCACCAGAGTAGTCTCTACAAGTTCGTCCACGAGGTCCACCTGCACGATAACGGACTGTTTGGGTCCCTGATGGCATGGATTGAAGATATTCTTCAATTCCTGCGTAACGGGCCAAAAGGCGGCAAACTCGACATGAACGCGCTGTTTAGCGGTGCCAAGGACATGGGTCAGATTGACCCAGCCCTCGCTCGTGAGGAGATAGATAAACTCATAAAGTGGCATGAGGATCGCAAGCAGTGGCACCTCAACAAGACTCGCCAGAAGATGGCCGCTGAAGGAACGGCTAGTTCTCCATTCCAGACCAAGTTCAAATCGAGCGACTTTGGTTTGGATGAGGTATGTATAGGACCTTTAAAGTAAGTCACAGATAAACTAACAAGAAACAGGCCGACCTTGAACATCTCGCCATTTCCGACGAGGATTCTGATCACTCCGATGACATCGACGCcgaagacgaggcagaagaatTAGACCCGATAGCTGTTGAACGAAAACGACGGTCCCGGCAACAGGACCACTTGCGCCGTACAGCCGGAGAGCCCGTCAAACCGGAAGTTCACGAGATCCTCAAGCTGTCCGACTCGTTTGGTGTTCTGCTCCGCCAGGTGTTGGCGGACTGAGGTCGCCATTTCGTTTCGTTCGTTCTGTTGCGATACCCACTGCATCTATTCATATACATCTTGAAGTTGCGAAGTTTGTTGTTTCGGCTCGCTTTTACAGTATTTGCATTGCAGGCTAGAGTAGACTAGGGCATACAACATCTGGTTGCATGGCATTATATTCCTATAGAAATCAATGGAGGGCATTTGACGTCGCATTTCGCGCCTATCAGTAGTTTCAGTAATTTCAGGCCTTCGCGAGATTATGTTCATAAGCTAGGTGAGCCTAAATGCCATCATGCTGATGCTTGGCGCGGTAGGCATGATGACCCTTGAATAACAGCCAGAGGCGTTCTCAAGTGAGCTCACTGTCGAATTCTTAATACTAGAACTGGAAGGATATCTTTGCGATATTGAAATAGAGCCCGCACAATTCGTGGTTCAAGCGCCGACCGCCTCAACTCGATAGTTTCCATAGCGACCATCGACATCTTTCACTGTCGCGCGATCAAGTGGCACCGTAAGTTCAGTTCTTCGTTCCACTATTTATCTATTGTCTTGGATATTGTTGATCCTGTCATCGTCATTCATCAGAGTTGATGATATCTCCCCATAAACCTTGTCATGGTGGAGGGACACCGGCCTCCCCTCGCACCGCCGTACCTACGCGGGGTCTCCTACTGGATGGTATATGGCGATGCAACTGTCCCGAGCGACCACCAGCTCTGAAGCTGCAGACGAGGAATCATGGAGTAAACCATGGGCGGTGGTGTATTTCTACCTACTTCCTCTCATTATCTATTTACGCACAACTAATCCCTACATTACCTACCTTGACAGGCGGCGATGTGTACCACAGACTTAGAAGCTAACGACATCCTTGACCAGTTTACACCTGCCAGaaagaccagcaacaccgATGCAAGTTCTTTCTGTGGACTAGTGACGCTGAGGCCCGCGAGAAGCTAGTGCTCCTATCGAACTCGCGCACCGAAGCAGTTCCTTCTGGATCCTCGTCTCCAAGCCCAACACCGCACACTCCATCCTCAAAGACTGCCTCTGCCCAAGGAAGCGCAGAGGGTCTATTAACGCCGCGAACCGGCTACAGGGACTACAAAAGGTCGCGAGTGGATAACACACCAGCAAGCGCAAGCGCGAGCGCCAAAGCTCGCATGATGGCTGAAGACACAGATGAATTCGACTGGAGCGACGGGCTGCAGGATGAAATGGAGAAAGTAATTGAAAGCAGCCAGCCACTCCGACAGCCGCAATTCGGACCTCCGGCGCGCAAGGCACCGCAGACGGCAGACGTGACCAGTCcggcaaagaggaagagatcgGTTGACGATGAGGGTGCGGGAAGATATGGTACAATGACGCCGGGCGGTTCCGTGCGTGGAACTGGGCCAAGTAATCAAGGAGCGCCGTTCCTCACGCCCTCACCGGCTCGGTATAGAAATGCTGGACAGGGTCCGGGAGTTGGGGAGTCGCCGCTAGCGACATCGTCTGACCTTGCGGTGCAAGTATTGCGGATACTAGAAAAGCATGGCGGTGATGTTCCGGCTGGGGCAGGGGAGGAGTTAAGAGAGTTGTTCAACCggcaggagatgaagatgaagggcGTATTGCGGGGACGGGACATATCGCGGGCTGCGCTgaaggacaaggatgagCAGATTGTGAGGTTGAATGAAAGAATTGCAACGTTGGAGTCACAGCTGCAAATGGAGCGCACGGTATGGGGGAGTAAATGATATTCTTTGAGGATTTGATACCCTGGTACATTAGCATGGTGCTTTTATTCAGGCTGGCCTTTCGCAAGGTATAGGTTAATTTAATAGCCGCAGAGTGGTCACTTAGAACAACGTAATTTCGGAGGGGTTCATGGAGCAAATTCAGGTATGATTGATGTCGATCACGTGTGCGATAAGATCGTTGAAAATAAGTTGTCCTGGTCCTTAAGAGAAaatcctcagcagcaagtTCGCAGGTACCAACCACGAAACGAACGAGGCAGAAGATTATAACTTGCCTAGAAGCACCTCTTTGAAAAACTGCAGTTCTGTTTAATGGCCCAAAGTACTGAGGACAACACCAGACGTCCGCGCCCGAGCGACCTCCCCGAGATGTTTCGACCCCCCGTGAACCGCGCAATGCGGGTTCTGGATCGATCATTCTTCAAAAAAACGGTACCGCTCTCCGCTGCGACAATATTCAAGAATTCAGACATCTCAAGGGTGCGACGGGCGTTGGAGCAGAGCAAGGATATTCTCGCATTACCGCGCTTGAATACGATCCAGGACATTAAACAGGATGATGTCGTTAAAAAGTGCTTACTGCTTAAGGAGACCATTAGGCATGATGGTATGATCTGTGAATGCTGTTATGTATGGATATTGGTTAACGTGCCGCAGATACTGCGACATGGTCGCCGACTATTAACGAGTTGGTTGATAATGgggttgttggtgttgggcCCTTCGATCTGACGCTGGACTACGACTATTGGCTTCACTGTGagtacaagaggctacaaAAAGTAATGGAAGCTGACTTTGGCTAGCCGATATTATTAGTGCCGTTCTACCGGAGGAACTACTCGAGGAAGTTCCGCAGGGCTTTACGCAGGTGGGACATGTTGGTAAGTCGAGCAAAACGCCTTGTGCTTCTGCTCTGGAGAACTGACCAATAGCCCAACTGAACCTCCGCGAACAATTCATCCCGTGGCGACACCTTATTGCACAGGTCCTCCTGGACAAGAACCCAACGCTTCGCACCGTGATCAGAAAGACCGAGGATGTGGGATCGCAAAGCGAGTTCCGGACGTTCCCTTACGAGCTCCTTGCTGGTGACTCAGATATGAATGTTATCCAGCATGAACAAGACTGCGAATTCCGCTTTGATTTCTCTCGCGTATATTGGAACAGCCGCCTCCATACAGAGCACCAAAGACTCGTGGACCTATTCAAGCCAGGCGAGATGGTATGCGATGTGATGGCTGGCGTTGGGCCATTTGCAATCCCcgctggaaagaagaagatttttGTCTGGGCCAATGACCTCAATCCGCACGGGTACGAGGTGATGCAGGATGCCGTGAAGAGGAACAAGGTCTTCAAATTTGTCACCCCGTTCAACCAAGACGGAAGGAGCTTCATCAGGTGGTCTGCTAGAGCCCTCCAAAAATATGACCCAGTGACAGTGACCATCCAGCCAAGAACAAAGCGGACGAGGGACGCCTCCGGTCAGGTGAAAGAGACCCAGCCACCTCTAGAAGTATACACCCGTCCGAAAGTCTTTCACCATTACGTGATGAACCTCCCGGGAAACGCCCTTGAGTTCTTGGACGCTTTCATTGGCGTCTATGCGGGTTGCGAGGAACTGTTCGAACCACACACCAAGGAACAGCTCCCCATGGTCCATGTGTACTGTTTCTCAGGCCACTCGGAGAACGAAGTCGACGACCATATTGATATCTGCAAGCGCATGTCCGAGAGGCTGGAATACCCGATAACAGTAGAGGACCgcgttggaggagctggaaacaCAGAGCTGGAGCTTTCTATCCATAACGTGAGACTGGTTAGCCCTAACAAGCAGATGTTCTGCGCGAGTTTCCGACTTCCCCGCGCGGTTGCTTTCAGGAAGAAGTGAGAAACCTACATTATGCAGTGGATGATAGAATTCTTGGCTTTGCATAGCACGAGGCGTTTGGTTGggctctcttctccatcataGACTAGAATTTGCTTATAATGGCATTGATTCTCGCTTCTTTAGCTATAGCAGCCTTGAAACTTGTACAATCGCGGGCTTATGCTGTAAGCGGTACTGGGTTGACCGCCTTTTTCTGCCGCGATCGCCTACCGTGGGCCTGGAGAGTTTTCCCGCCTGCGCATCAGGTTCACTATTCATCCTCAAGATCAGCGAAGCCATCACAATCTTTGTCGAACCACTCCGCTGTACTCCCTTAGAGGCATACAGATTCCGACTTCTGATCACCATGAGCGGCGTCAACCTCCCCCCGGCTACCCACCGCCAGCGCGCTCCCCCGCAGGGTGAGCTCGAAGCTGCCTCAACACTCAAGCTCGGCGCGGACCAGAACACGCACACGTTATCGCTGTCCGAAGCCCGTCTGGTTATTGACAAGGTTCTTGAGAACAAGCGGAGGGGAGGGAAGAAATATGAGGAACCGGAGTGAGTAGTCCGCCGGTCCTGCCGTTTCTACCTGCGATGTAGAACTTGCAAGCAACTTGCGATAAGATAGTAGCAGATAACTAACGGTATTACCACGTAGGAACCTCATAAAAACGCTGGAGTACCTCTCACTTTTTGCCCGATTCAAAGACGAGGAGAATATCAAGGCAGTTGAGCGACTGTTGAACTCGCATACGGAGTTGGAGATGTTCGAGAGGTCACAGCTCGGTACGCCACCACATCGGCCACTCTCTCCTCAATATTGAGATGCTATCTCTTCTGCTGATATGGGCAGGATGTTTGCTGATGCGTTAACAAATAGGAAGTTTATGCTGCGATAACGCCGATGAAGCGAAATCGCTTATCCCCAGTCTGCAGAATAAAATTTCTGATGGGGAGCTGCAGGAATTGCTGGACGAGttgacgaagctgagaaactTCACAGAGTAGTTGATTggtctttttctcttccagacTAGCCCTGCTCTGTCTATTACCAGTGCCTGGGCGGTGATGTGATATGGTTTCATAGCATGGAGTTAGGAGTTACGCGTATCAAGGGCCGAAAACCACCAAACCTACCTTTGAAAGGCTTGAAAGCTTGAGATGGATCGTAATCTGGACACAGATCGTTATTGGACACAGATCGTTATTGGACACAGATCGTTATTGGACACAGATCGTAATTTGGACACGGAGCCATTGAATGATGCCAGAAGCTAGATATCTAGCCTCGTTCAGGTATACCTGCATCTGAACAGTTCGACGATCAACATCCAGGATCGCCTGATTATCAGTAATCAGCGCTTACAGAATCGTGTGTTGCAGATTGAGCTCGTTATAATTAGAAGCGATCATGCATATatgctgggcttggattaTAGTATGAGGCTGGTCCGTGCATTTTGATAGGAGGCTCTGGGGTTGATATCGATATCGATAACCATaacttgctttttccccttgCTTTCCACTTGCTTTCCACTTGCTTTTTCCACATGGGAGATTACCAAACCGAGTCATGACACCCAGAGCTTAACCCTCGACTCCTAACCTTATTATGTCCAACCCGACTTTCAAAATCATATATGCTATGATCCACTATCTATGCCCTCGATCCAATAACAGTCTGCAACAAAGAGCTGTGCACTAGATCAAGAGGGTGCTCCGGCGTAAATACCCGAGGCATGCATCCCAGCCACTCACACGCTAGAGTGATAAGACCCCCTGCCTAAGCATGTAAGGAAAGGAAGGATGAGACTCCGGCTAAACCGGGGTTGCCTTAATTTTGCCTTTTTACAGATGTATGGCGTGGTCATCGTGGTCATGCTTCTTCACCTTGCGCAGCAGGACACAGATGCGCTCTGGACTTAATTCCCTCATTGCTGCAGTGTGATAGTATCGATCAACAATtaagggaaaagaaaaagaaaaagaaaagaaaaactCCGTCGTCGTATCTGCGCATAGATTAAGCCAGCGCCAAGCAACAAGACACATTTCCCGAAGCGGAGCTCCATACTCCGGCGgtgcagcggcggcggagcCTTCGAGTCCCCAGACCTGGTTCCgagttcttcctcgaaagccaCGTTGAGCACGTTGAAATTAGATGTTGGATTAGCAGGTAGGAATTAGTAATGGGATCGCGTGTCGACCGCGGTTGAACCAGCGAGCTCTCAGATGAAGGTCAGCGACCGCAGCACCGGAGTGCTGCCCAAGTCTCCGAACCAGTCGTAGTCGACTCTGAAGTTCAAAGCCACAGCTAAAAACCGGGGCTGCGAGTGTGTGGGGAGGCGCCGCAATCCTGCAGGGCCGATCCCCGTTACCGGTTTGGCGCTAGGCCCGATTGATATTCTCTCACGAGTCAGAAATGGATCTTATTGGACGACATGTAGTGTTATCGCGACCGGTGATTGGATACAAGCACAATTAGGTAATGGAGTCGCCCAGTCGGGTGGTTCCAGACGAAAATCAGACCCAGCACCAAACCGCGGGCTCGGAGTTAAGGTCAGCCATGAAGTCATGCAGCGTTCAGTTCGTGCATCAAAACTGACCAGCGATCTTGGACGGCTGGtgctgcaggagatacggTTGATTGAAGCGAATGATAACTGCTGATGTTGAAACCTGTACCAGAACCAATTACTTCAGCGTTAGGTAACATGAGCCCGCGTCGAGAATTCCTGTACGTAATACCAAGCCCGTTCCGGCAACAGCCAATCCGGCGGCCCAATCAGGCGGAAGCGCCTTATCTCTGGCCTTTGAGCGCGCAGAAGCAGGAACCGTCAACACGGCCATACGACGGGATTCTCTTACGTGTGGAAATTCAAGCTCACCTGCTATTCTCGTGTGAGTCGTGTCGCTGCCGGATGGACGGGCAGCACGGTTGAATCTTAGAGATCTTATAATGATGTTCTCGGGAGCAGAGCTGGCGGAGTGTAGTGTTGGTCATTTTTCTTCAAAGCGTTGAGGCTTTTTCCCTTCAACCCATCTCGCTCCGTACACAGAACAACCAAAACATCAGAacatccagaagagcagaacagcaggagcagaacAGCAGaacagcagaaccagaacagcagaaccagaacaCAGTAGGCTGCGGTAGACGGCTCTAGTCTCATATTGCATTCCATAGAGCCTCCGATTGCGCTCATAGATCGATCGTCTCGACCCTCATATTCCCTTCCCGGTTTGATACCATTATACCATTACGTCGTTGGTTATCATTATCATTATCAACCTCGTCACTCGGCCTCCTGCCCGTCGCCTCTGATAAGCATTTCCGCCTCAGTTTCGACGTGGCAGGCTCCCTGATCTATCCAACCAGCAGACCAGGTTCTTGATCTCAGACTGTATCAGACTATCTGACTGTATCTGCCGGGTGTACTCATTGGCTGCCTGCGCGGTATCTCGATCTCCCCAGTCCCCGTTCCTCCGTACTGTTCGTGGACCACATTCGTTCTCCAGCACTCCCAGACCACATTCTCCAAGCACCCCATAACAGACCCTTCTGGGGTTTGCCTGGCCCTGGCGGATTCCCGGCACTCGGGACTGTTACGTGACGGAATCTGGTCGGGTCCGTCCTGTTCCTATCAAATTATCGATTCCCTAATTCTCTTGCCAATATTCGAGGGCGATCTCCGCcctatcttcttcgtcttcttctccctaCTATCTGTGCACTTCTCTATCGCGGTCTCCTGAATGGCTGCTGTTATCACGCTCCAGTCGTCCTCGACGGCTGGTCTCCAACAGGGCTCTCCATCTGACCGTCATCTCCTtcggccgctgctgcagaataACCCTCAGCAACCGCCGCtacagcagcagccgcttcAACCACAGCAATCCCCCTCTCCTGCCCCCATTGGCAcccttcctcgtcttcctgcaCTGGGCCGGGATGGACCGAGTTGTGACGCCTGTCTGCGCAGAAAGAGTCGGTGTGCTATGAACGAAATGGTCAACAAGTGTTATTCGTGCGACTTTCATCGCCAGGACTGCACCTTCACcctatcatcatcgtcaaccacCACAACAACCATTACCACGACCGCGACCAGCGCGAACAGCGCGAACAGCGCCAGCAGTGCCAGCACTGCCGGCACCAGCCGTCCAAGCACGGCTGACGTGCAGTCTAAAAAGCGTAAACTGGACGATATCATCAATAGTGATGCGGATTCTCCTAAAAGGTAAAAGCCATTATCTGATGCGGTTCGAGAGCCGATCTCGGATATACTTTATCAGAGAGAGACTGGGGCGCTAATTGTTGCTATCCCCGCCAGGTTATCGACCGTTTCTAAAGCTGACAGTGCTCGTTCGCCCTTGAGTGAACACCCGCGGTTCAACGCCGTCTCATACTGGCATCAGACCACCCAGCACATCGGCCTCACTACCGAGCTGGAGCCCGCCCTACTGGCCTACCTTCCGGTAGACCAGAACGACGAGAGTATCGTTGCTGCTTCGCGGGTACGGAAACTCAGCGACGACGGCACTTTTATGCGTGTCGTCAACACCATGTCGCATGCGGATGCTCCGCAGTCCGCCACCCTGGTCTCCATCGAGAGCCTGGTTGCTCCCTATGGGTCCACCTTGGTAGAGAAGTTCTTCGAGCACATCCACCCGACCTTCCCAATTCTGATGGAAGATGTCTTCCGCCAGTCGTACAGAACCAGGAATGGCATCTCTCCACTTTTACTTTCTGCTGTCTACGTCCTGGCCCTCAAGTTTGTTGACATCGGACCAGCCTCGCAGTCCGCGCGGCGGCCCGACGCCACTCGTCTTGAGGCCACTGCTTTGAGGCTTCTTAATGAATCTCTACCATATGCATCAATATCGACGATCCAAGCGGGGCTGTTACTCATGCAAAAGTCGACGTTGGCAACCGCTGCTTTGAACGCGCAATTGGTCACCGCTGGGTTTGAGCTCGGGCTTCACCAGGATTGCTCCGACTGGCGGATGGAAACCTGGGAGAAGGGCCTGAGAAAGCGTCTCGCCTGGGCACTTTACATGCAGGACAAATGGTCCGCAATGGTGCACGGCCGGCCATCACATGTCGTTTCCTCCAACTGGACTGTGCAGGAtctcgtggaagaagattttACTGACGCGTTCGCCTCGACCGCATCCCAGCCGGAAGACGCCCCTGTAGGCCACGGGCCGCTTTTCTTCTGTCATCTAGTGGCCCTGACCACCATTCTCTCCGATATCCTGGACCGCTTTTACACCCTCCAGTCAATACAAGAATTTAAAGCCGCGGGCAGCAACCGAACCCGTCTCATCCTAGAACGCGCCAAACCGGCCCAAATCCGTCTCAAGGAATGGTTCGCGCGTCTACCTGCATCCCTCAAACTAGACTCTACCACCGACCTCTTTGAGAACATCACGGAGGAAAATGCCCGCAACGGCGCCCTGCACCTCTCCTACTTCGCCACCGAAATCACTCTCCATCGCTGCATCGTCCGCTCCCTCTCTCCAGATTCCACGGACGCCTACCTCTCCCACATCTGCCGCTCCGCCGCAAAGACCCGCCTCATCTCAGCAATGGACTTTGTAAACCGTCTCCGCCCGCCTCACCTTCGCTCCTTCTGGCCCGCCGCATCCAGAACCCACTTTGCCCTCATCGGCTCGTTCGGCATCCTCCTACGTGTAACAGCGCCGaccaaagaagaagccgagtTCTACCGCCTTCGGCTCTGCGAGTACCGCTGGACCCTGAGCGTCAGCAAAAAGGACGCCGAATTCCTCGAGTTTGCGCTCGAGTCTCTAGACAACGCAACGGATCTAGATCATCATGTCCCTGCTAAACCAGGAATCGATGAGCTGATGACCAGCTCGTCAAAACCATACATTGCTTCTACTTCGGCCAGATCGGGGACGACGCAGGAAGAGGCGATTCTGGATTTGGACCCGCGCTCTGGGACCGGAGGCACCTCCTCTGTTATCTCGGGGCTGGCTTCACCGGCTACCTCGGTTAGTGAGGAAAGTatgcacgatgcggctgtT is a window of Aspergillus nidulans FGSC A4 chromosome VI DNA encoding:
- a CDS encoding uncharacterized protein (transcript_id=CADANIAT00010139), translated to MHATNGVVDSPTPRQDGDLGYKPVLTGKQEHYLKRELIARQVQKEISELNSPTALRRFGAPFKSDFGEVAPIDSELPILRYIFVHHVRNFPFLDQAREKEFWQDKLQVFLESFANKNVSSSEDRLEETKRRKLARKCEKLVELMMVSGIPTASGYEERIQFSEMEVVDRGANEKGLLVNMPEGNAINGWDINVAAVRVTSVRRTVRHHQHAEFIIRVRRNGQPDIFVARRFGEFVKLQKRLHTEIPGRAVPPLPRKNKSSTASTLWGGSTAEDDESSLSSVSTQDIGPPEETRLSRNSLAPSDIVQRTRSRSRSSVRKSPRSSAEVPRETVLYREEQRISLRAFLRTLLQNKRIAESKALEEFLTADPFVPGQEETRDMERRKEVDAIRIEEQKRFYEIARERAAELDVYMEKFRRDIVESNGLTKLFAEIREKPTVEDLSPQYQKFAEWLRIEVAATLYHLFLAEDNSAELFAQAKRIHSLVPYTLLKNVIRIANPAAVMTGVLDLFLAQPFGSRSLLQRIFSMTLHDGIKGFQRSIDAMAAKVDDPIISQKLKAFTEADEAIKNEIRLEAAEDDVDVAVAILRSDYLPFELSTEQIGKVFNSYVAWNHAVENVDEEMREGAQWFANVKQLLKLYTRQTDKAKMLSIIEEPVTLQLFRDLFTIFYEPLVRVYKSANVYSSITDFAKFADDAIAVIEKCQRQDISADPNQTVQAFIDLCERHQSSLYKFVHEVHLHDNGLFGSLMAWIEDILQFLRNGPKGGKLDMNALFSGAKDMGQIDPALAREEIDKLIKWHEDRKQWHLNKTRQKMAAEGTASSPFQTKFKSSDFGLDEADLEHLAISDEDSDHSDDIDAEDEAEELDPIAVERKRRSRQQDHLRRTAGEPVKPEVHEILKLSDSFGVLLRQVLAD
- a CDS encoding uncharacterized protein (transcript_id=CADANIAT00010140); this translates as MAMQLSRATTSSEAADEESWIYTCQKDQQHRCKFFLWTSDAEAREKLVLLSNSRTEAVPSGSSSPSPTPHTPSSKTASAQGSAEGLLTPRTGYRDYKRSRVDNTPASASASAKARMMAEDTDEFDWSDGLQDEMEKVIESSQPLRQPQFGPPARKAPQTADVTSPAKRKRSVDDEGAGRYGTMTPGGSVRGTGPSNQGAPFLTPSPARYRNAGQGPGVGESPLATSSDLAVQVLRILEKHGGDVPAGAGEELRELFNRQEMKMKGVLRGRDISRAALKDKDEQIVRLNERIATLESQLQMERTVWGSK
- the trm5 gene encoding tRNA (guanine) methyltransferase (transcript_id=CADANIAT00010141) → MAQSTEDNTRRPRPSDLPEMFRPPVNRAMRVLDRSFFKKTVPLSAATIFKNSDISRVRRALEQSKDILALPRLNTIQDIKQDDVVKKCLLLKETIRHDDTATWSPTINELVDNGVVGVGPFDLTLDYDYWLHSDIISAVLPEELLEEVPQGFTQVGHVAQLNLREQFIPWRHLIAQVLLDKNPTLRTVIRKTEDVGSQSEFRTFPYELLAGDSDMNVIQHEQDCEFRFDFSRVYWNSRLHTEHQRLVDLFKPGEMVCDVMAGVGPFAIPAGKKKIFVWANDLNPHGYEVMQDAVKRNKVFKFVTPFNQDGRSFIRWSARALQKYDPVTVTIQPRTKRTRDASGQVKETQPPLEVYTRPKVFHHYVMNLPGNALEFLDAFIGVYAGCEELFEPHTKEQLPMVHVYCFSGHSENEVDDHIDICKRMSERLEYPITVEDRVGGAGNTELELSIHNVRLVSPNKQMFCASFRLPRAVAFRKK
- a CDS encoding DNA-directed RNA polymerase II subunit RPB4 (transcript_id=CADANIAT00010142); protein product: MSGVNLPPATHRQRAPPQGELEAASTLKLGADQNTHTLSLSEARLVIDKVLENKRRGGKKYEEPENLIKTLEYLSLFARFKDEENIKAVERLLNSHTELEMFERSQLGSLCCDNADEAKSLIPSLQNKISDGELQELLDELTKLRNFTE